In Palaemon carinicauda isolate YSFRI2023 chromosome 41, ASM3689809v2, whole genome shotgun sequence, the following are encoded in one genomic region:
- the LOC137632649 gene encoding uncharacterized protein, which translates to MAKFSLFLAYRKQLFIYKSTMAEAPHKSREFLSMKQRLKKTIRDNFSEPCTTEEGLEIRKLHMNVQHLNKEEKIQKLSLGQKNNCTNKVIMLVGATGTGKTTLINAMVNYIYGVTFEDEFRFILVDNDATKKSEAESQTDFITAYTFYQVPGMPFAYNYVLIDTPGYGDTRGIQRDREMAKQLEIFLKQDFGIDEVDAIGFVTPVSVVRLTQSQRYVFEGLSSLFGKDVKENIYIMATFADAKNPPVQEALKEVGVHYAGIYKFNNSALFSLNHASDCAQDDSDYDSEDSLHISKLFWESGYRSMKNFFLKISKTRPVSLQLTRNVLKEQNKLHLAVCDLQKEIHVGLVKLSALKQERLKLSQITEDVKGSSNFKEEVNVTKIRKIELKPMEHVTNCIKCNYTCHYPCSRHDDMKWRCSSMIQGYCIRCPAKCVWNVHKTMRFRYESTLVKEQRIVQKSLERYRQAQLRKTTKEGEIRTLERDIDRQSYVVLFMVKQAQSLTRCLDRIALRPNPLSTKEYIDLLIESEKMQKSFNLKGRILMLQTLKQEVAIVEGIRSHRQESGQTLLEYFQNLMVR; encoded by the coding sequence ATGGCTAAATTCTCTTTATTCCTTGCTTACAGAAAACAACTCTTCATTTATAAATCAACTATGGCCGAAGCTCCTCATAAATCAAGAGAATTCCTGAGTATGAAGCAGCGACTCAAAAAAACCATAAGGGATAATTTCAGTGAACCATGCACAACTGAAGAAGGGTTGGAGATCAGAAAACTCCATATGAATGTGCAACATTTGAACAAAGAGGAAAAAATTCAAAAACTCTCTCTCGGACAAAAAAACAACTGTACAAATAAGGTTATAATGTTGGTTGGTGCAACGGGAACGGGAAAAACAACACTGATCAATGCTATGGTGAATTACATATATGGCGTAACATTTGaagatgaattcaggttcatcttAGTTGATAATGATGCTACTAAAAAGTCGGAGGCTGAAAGCCAAACAGACTTTATAACGGCATACACTTTTTATCAAGTACCTGGGATGCCATTTGCTTATAATTATGTTTTGATTGACACTCCAGGCTATGGTGATACAAGAGGAATCCAACGTGACCGGGAGATGGCTAAGCAATTAGAAATCTTTTTGAAACAGGACTTTGGAATCGATGAAGTTGATGCCATAGGTTTTGTGACTCCTGTTTCAGTTGTACGTTTAACACAATCTCAGAGATATGTATTTGAGGGCTTATCATCTCTATTTGGAAaggatgtaaaggaaaatatttacatCATGGCCACGTTTGCAGATGCCAAAAATCCTCCAGTTCAGGAAGCGTTAAAAGAAGTAGGAGTTCATTACGCTGGAATTTATAAATTCAATAACAGTGCCTTATTTTCTCTGAACCATGCAAGTGATTGTGCTCAAGATGACTCGGATTATGATAGTGAAGACTCTCTTCATATTTCTAAATTGTTCTGGGAGTCAGGATACCGAAGCATGAAGAATTTTTTTCTAAAGATATCAAAGACAAGACCAGTAAGCTTACAACTTACCAGAAATGTGTTGAAGGAGCAAAATAAGCTACACTTAGCTGTATGTGATCTTCAAAAGGAGATTCATGTTGGCCTAGTGAAACTTAGTGCATTGAAACAAGAAAGACTAAAGTTATCTCAAATTACTGAAGATGTAAAGGGAAGTTCCAATTTCAAAGAGGAAGTAAATGTAACTAAGATAAGAAAAATTGAGTTAAAACCCATGGAGCATGTAACTAATTGTATTAAATGTAATTATACATGTCACTATCCATGTTCCAGACATGATGATATGAAATGGAGATGCTCATCCATGATACAGGGATACTGTATACGGTGCCCTGCTAAATGTGTTTGGAATGTGCACAAAACCATGAGATTTAGATATGAAAGTACTTTAGTCAAGGAACAAAGGATTGTTCAGAAGTCACTTGAACGCTATCGTCAGGCACAGCTCCGCAAAACCACCAAAGAGGGTGAAATAAGAACTCTGGAAAGAGACATTGATCGTCAATCTTATGTGGTATTATTTATGGTTAAACAAGCTCAAAGTCTCACGAGATGTCTCGATAGAATAGCATTGAGGCCTAACCCCCTCTCTACCAAAGAATACATTGACCTTCTGATTGAATCGGAAAAGATGCAGAAGTCCTTTAATTTGAAGGGTAGAATCCTTATGTTGCAAACTCTCAAACAAGAGGTGGCGATTGTTGAGGGCATAAGGAGTCATCGTCAGGAATCAGGACAAACATTATTGGAATACTTTCAAAATCTTATGGTTCGTTAA